The following are encoded in a window of Lagenorhynchus albirostris chromosome 3, mLagAlb1.1, whole genome shotgun sequence genomic DNA:
- the SLC25A41 gene encoding LOW QUALITY PROTEIN: mitochondrial carrier protein SCaMC-3L (The sequence of the model RefSeq protein was modified relative to this genomic sequence to represent the inferred CDS: inserted 1 base in 1 codon; deleted 2 bases in 2 codons; substituted 1 base at 1 genomic stop codon) yields MEAQPEEGQKACSRVQTLFKRVKSLLTKXPPPSLNLGCTHVYGYVFGHVPESKLEHLPTQQQTGSVLQVLDTGEQLMVPMAIVEVDNEGALWKFLLSGAMAGAVSHPGTASLDCAKVYMQVYSSKTNFMNFLGGIRSMVQERGGGGDGGVCLLWRGNGINVLKIAPEYAIKFSVFEQCKNYFCGVHESPPFQEXLLASSLAVATSQMLIDPMEVLKTWLTLCQTGQYKGLLDCARHIAEQEGTRVLYCGYLMLGIIPYACTDLAVYESLSCPFPLGKDFSLWLKSGRDMEDPSGLVSLSSVTLSTTCGQMASYPLTLVRTRMQAQDTVEGSNLTMCGVVRQILAQQGCPGLYRGMTPTLLKVLPAGGISYVVYEAMKKTLGV; encoded by the exons ATGGAAGCCCAACCTGAGGAAGGTCAGAAGGCTTGCTCGAGGGTCCAGACCCTGTTTAAGAGGGTCAAGTCCTTACTCACCA ACCCACCCCCCTCCTTGAACCTGGGCTGTACCCATGTATATGGGTACGTGTTTGGGCACGTGCCTGAAAGCAAACTGGAGCATCTCCCAACACAGCAGCAGA CCGGGTCTGTCCTGCAGGTGCTGGACACTGGAGAGCAGCTGATGGTCCCCATGGCTATCGTGGAGGTAGATAATGAGGGAGCCTTGTGGAAGTTTCTCCTCTCGGGAGCCATGGCTGGGGCGGTGTCTCACCCGGGCACGGCCTCTCTGGACTGTGCCAAGGTGTACATGCAG GTCTACTCCTCCAAGACAAATTTCATGAATTTCCTGGGAGGTATACGGAGCATGGTccaggag cggggtgggggtggggatgggggtgtctGCTTGCTATGGAGGGGCAATGGTATCAACGTACTCAAGATCGCCCCGGAGTATGCCATCAAGTTCTCTGTCTTTGAACAG TGTAAGAATTACTTCTGCGGAGTGCATGAGTCCCCACCCTTTCAGGAATGACTCCTTGCCAGCTCCCTGGCTGTGGCCACTTCCCAGATGCTCATCGACCCCATGGAG GTGCTGAAGACATGGCTGACCCTGTGCCAGACTGGCCAGTACAAGGGGCTGCTGGACTGCGCCAGGCATATCGCGGAGCAGGAGGGCACCCGCGTCCTTTACTGCGGCTACCTGATGCTTGGCATAATTCCCTACGCCTGCACCGACCTGGCTGTCTACGAG tccctctcctgtCCTTTTCCTCTTGGAAAGGATTTCAGCCTCTGGCTGAAATCAGGCAGGGACATGGAGGACCCCAGTGGCCTGGTCAGTCTGTCGTCCGTGACACTGTCCACAACTTGTGGCCAGATGGCCAGTTACCCACTGACTTTGGTGCGCACCAGGATGCAAGCCCAAG ACACCGTGGAGGGTTCGAACCTCACCATGTGTGGAGTCGTCCGGCAGATCCTGGCCCAGCAGGGCTGCCCGGGGCTGTACCGAGGTATGACC CCCACGTTACTAAAGGTGTTGCCAGCAGGTGGCATCAGCTACGTGGTGTACGAAGCCATGAAGAAGACCCTGGGCGTTTAA